A region of the Kaistia geumhonensis genome:
TGCCGGCCGCCGGCGGATCTGGTCGACTATGTCGGTCACGGCACGACGGCGATCGTGCATGCCGCCGACGACCGGTCGGTGATGGAGACGCTGGAGGCGCTGCCGGCGATCTTCGCGAGCGCCGCGGCGATCGGACAAGGCAGGCCCTACCGGCTCGGCCTCGTCTCGATCGGCATGCGGTCGAACGCCTATGGACCGGAGCGCGCGCCGGACCCGGCGGCCCGGCCCCTGGCCATGGCCAAGGCCGATCCGCGACGGGCGACGCTCTTCGCCGCCGCCTTCGCGGTCGGCGCCGTCGCGGCGACGGAAGGGTCCGCCGTCGAGGCGCTCGCGCTCGGCTCGCCGACCGGCGCCTTCGGCATCGTGCGCGAGGAAACGGCCGAGCCCTGGCCGGCGCTGACGGAGGGGATGCGCGTCTTCCCGCTCTATCATGTGGTGCGCTGGCTGGCGGAACGCTCCGGCCCGCCGCGGCGGAGCCTCTCCGGCCTGCCGGCGCATGTCATGGGCATCGCCAGCGGACGCGAGGCGGTGATCGCCAATTGTGGCCTCCGGCCCGTGACGATCGCGCTCGCTTCTCCCGCCGCCTGCCTGATGCTCGACGAAGAGAGCCGCCCCGCCGCCGCGCTCGACGCGAACTTCCTGGATCGTCCGGCCGCAGTCGTCGATAGGATGACGCTTGCACCCTCGTCCACGGCCTTCCTGGCCTTCACCGGAGATCTCTCATGACTGTCCGTCGCGGCGCCCTCATCGGATGCGGCTTCTTCGCGCGTAATCACATGCATGGCTGGGCCGAAGTCGAGGGCGCGGAAATCGTCGCCGTCTGCGACCGCGACACGGCCAAGGCCGAGCGCATGCGGGCCGATTTCGGCGTGCCGCATGCCTATGGCGACGCCGAGGAGATGCTGCGCACCGAGAAGCTCGACTTCGTCGATGTCGTCACCACCTCGCCCTTCCACAAACAACTCGTCGAGCTCGCGGCCCGGCATGGCGTCGCCGCCATCTGCCAGAAGCCGTTCGCCGACACCTATGCCGATGCGGAGGCCATGGTGCGGGCCTGCGAGGCGGCCGGCGTGCCGCTCGCCGTGCACGAGAATTTCCGCTGGCAGCGGCCCTTCGTGGAACTCGGCGAGCGGATCGCGGCGGGCCGCATCGGCAAGCCCGTCTATGCGCGCATCTCGTTCCGCCACGCCTTCGACTACTACGCCAACCAGCCTTATCTCACCGAGGTCGAGCGCCTCAGCCTGATGGATATCGGGCTGCATCTCTACGATCTCGCCCGCTATCTCGTCGGCGAGGTCGAGACGCTCGCCTGCCGCACGCAGCGCATCAATCCGATCGTGCGCGGAGAGGACTCGTTCACCTCGCTGCTCGGCCATGTCGGGGGCGCGACCTCGGTGGTCGAGTGCTCCGCCTTCGCGAAATACGACCCCGATCCGTTCCCGGAGACGACCGCCGTCGTCGAGGGCACCGAGGGCACGCTGGAGCTGCTGCGTGGCTATCGGCTCATCGAGCATCACGCCGGATCGAGCTTCGAGACCAATGTCGATGTCGAGGTGCCGGCCTGGGGCGCCAAGCCCTGGCAGGTCGTGCAGCGCAGCGTCGCGGCGTTCAACCGCCACTTCGTCGACGTGCTGAACGGCAAGGCCGAGGCGCAGCCCTCCGGCGCGCACAATCTCGGCACCATGGCGCTGGCGCTCGCCTCCTACGATTCCGCCGCGAGCGGCAGCGTGATCCGCATGAGCGAATGGCGAGAGACGGGACATGGTTGAACGCATCGAGGCCGATTATCTCGTCGAGACGGCGCATGATCCGCGCGTCGCCGTCGAGGTCATGGCCGGAGAGCAGTCGTCGGGCACCTTCGTTCCGGTGCCCGGCGAGACGCCCGAGCTCAAGGAGCGCTCGGCTGCGCGCATCGAGGCGCTGGAGATCGTCGGGGAGCGGGCCGAGCCCAGCCTTCCCGGCGCCAGCCATCCGGACGGCCGGCGCATCCTGCTGGCGCGGGCGACGCTTTCCTGGCCGCTCGCCAATATGGGGCCCTCGCTGCCGAACCTGATGGCGACGGTCGCCGGAAATCTCTTCGAGCTGAAGCAGTTCTCCGGCCTGCGCCTCCTCGACATCCGCCTCCCCGCCGCCTTCGCCGCCGCCTATCCGGGGCCGAAATTCGGCATCGAGGGCACGCGGCGCCTCGCCGGCGTCGAAGGACGGCCGCTGATCGGCACCATCGTCAAGCCGAGCGTCGGCTTCTCGCCGGCCGAGACCGCCGACCTCGTGCGCCTCCTCGCGGAGGCCGGGATCGACTTCGTCAAGGACGACGAGTTGCAGGCCGACGGCCTGCATTGCCCGTTCGACGAGCGGGTGCGCGCCGTGATGCGGGTGGTCAACGACCATGCCGACCGCTCCGGCAAGAAGGTGATGTTCGCCTTCAACCTCTCCGGCGAGATCGACGAGATGCGGCGGCGCCACGATCTCGTGCTCGCCGAAGGCGGCACCTGCGTGATGGCCTCGATCAACGCGGTCGGCCTTTCCGGCATGATCGCGCTCGGCCGCCACAGCGAACTGCCGATCCATGCCCATCGCAACGGCTGGGGCGCATTGTCCCGCGCTCCAGCGCTCGGCTTCTCCTATGTCGCCTTCCAGAAGTTCTGGCGGCTGGCCGGCGCCGACCACATGCATGTCAACGGCCTCGCCAACAAGTTCGCCGAAAGCGACGAGAGCGTCATCGCCTCGGCACGCGCATGCCTGACGCCGATGTTCGCCGACAAGCCCTGCATCGCCATGCCTGTCTTCTCCTCGGGTCAGACGGTGCGGCAGCCGCCGGCGACTTTCGCAGCGCTCGGCAGCACCGACCTCATCTATGCGGCCGGCGGCGGCATCATGGCTCATCCCGACGGCCCGGCCGCCGGCGTCGAGAGCCTCAGGCAATCCTGGGCCGCCGCCATGGCGGGCATCCCGCTCGAGACCCATGCGCGCGACCACGCCGCGCTCGCGGCGGCGCTCGGAGGCCGGTCATGACGGCGCCTGCGGACCAGTTGCCGGAGGGTGTCCTCGTAGCCTGGTATGGCGACGACTTCACCGGCTCGGCCGCGACCATGGAAGTGCTGGCCTTTGCCGGCCTCGCCTCGGTGCTCTTTCTCGACATTCCGACCGCCGAGGACCTCGCCCGCTTTCCCGGCGCGCGCGGCATCGGCATCGCCGGCATCGCCCGCTCCAAGCCGCCCGCCTGGATGGACGAGAACCTGCCGCCGGTCTTCTCGGCGCTCGCGGGGATCGGCGCGCCGGTCAGCCATTACAAGATCTGCTCGACGCTCGATTCCGCGCCGCATGTCGGCTCCATCGGCCGCGCCGTCGATCTCGCCGCGCCCATCCTCGGCGGCGCATGGCATCCGCTGGTCGTGGCGGCGCCGCCGATCGGCCGCTACCAGGCCTTCGGTACGCTCTTCGCCCTCTATGACGGCGCGGTCTACCGGCTCGACCGGCATCCGACCATGAGCCGCCACCCCGTGACCCCGATGCACGAGGCGGATGTCCGCCGCCATCTCGGTTTGCAGACCACGCGGCCAATCGGCCTCGTCGATCGGCTCGGCCTTCATCGCGATGCCGGCGCGGCGCTCGCCGCCGCGCGCGACGGTGGGGCGGACATCGTCGCCATCGACGTCATGGACGACGAGGATCTCGCTTGCGCCGGCCGCCTCGTCTGGGAGAACCGCGGCGAGCGGCTGCTTGCGATCGGCTCGCAGGGGATCGAATATGCGCTGGTGGCCCATTGGCGCGAGGCCGGACTGATCGATGCCGCGCCGGCCGCGCCCTCGGCCGGTCCGGCGGAACGGATGGCCGTCGTCTCCGGCTCCTGCGCGCCGCAGACCGCGGCGCAGATCGCCCATGCTGCCGCCGCAGGTTTCGAGATCGTCCGGCTCGACGCCAGCCGCGCCGTTAACGCAGCGGCGTGGCAGGCGGAACTCGGCCGCGTGGAGGCGGCGGCACTCGCCGCGCTCGGCCGCGGTCGCGCGCCGATCGTCGCGACGGCCGAGGGGCCGGACGATCCGGCCGTGGCGGAAGTCAACGAAGCCATCGCGACGAGCGGGCTCGACGCGGCGACCGTCAACGAGCGCATCGGGCGCGGGCTCGGCGCCCTGCTCGGCCGGCTGATCGCGGAAGCGCGGCTGCCGCGCGCGGTCATCGCCGGCGGCGACACCTCCGGCTACGGCGCGCTCGCGCTCGGCATCCGCGCGCTGACCGCCCTCGCGCCCACGGTTCCCGGCGCCGCGCTCTGCCGCGCCCATTTCGCGGACGCCGCGCGTGCGCCGCTCGAGATCGCGCTCAAGGGCGGGCAGATGGGCGCGCCGGACTATTTCACGTCAATCAGGAATGGCGGCGGCGGAACCGTCGCCGCGAGGAGCAAGGCAGCATGACCAAGATCGCGCTACTCGGTGCCGGCGGCAAAATGGGCGTCCGGCTCGCCACCAATCTCAGGGGCTCGCGCTTTTCCGTCGACCATGTCGAGATCACGGCCGAGGGCCGCGAACGGCTGAAGCAGGCCATCGGCGCCGACTGCGTCGGCGAGAACGAGGCTCTGGCCGGCGCCGACGTCGTCGTGCTGGCGGTCCCGGACCGGCTGATCGGCAAGGTCGCGCACCAGATCATCGGCCGCGTGCGGCCGGGCACCGCGCTGATCGTCCTCGACGCGGCGGCGCCCTATGCCGGCGAGATGCCGGACCGCGCCGACGTGACGACCTTCGTCACCCATCCCTGCCACCCGTCCGTCTTCCCCGAGAACGTCACCGACGGCCAGCGCGACTTCTTCGGCGGCGTCAGCGACCCGCAGGCGATCGTCTGCGCGCTGGTCCAGGGGCCGGAGGAGCATTACGCGCTCTGCGAGGAGGTCGCCCGCACGATCTATGCCCCCGTCTCGCGGGCGCATCGCTGCTCGCTGGAGAATATCGCCATCATGGAGCCGGCGATGTCGGAGACCGTGGGCGCGACGCTGTGCCTGGCGCTGCGCGAGGCGACCGACGAGGCGGTGCGGCGCGGCGTTCCGCGCGAGGCGGCGATGGACTTCATGCTCGGCCATATCCAGATCGAGCTCGCCATCGCCTTCGGCATCTTCAAGGAAGGCAAGTTCTCGGACGGCGCGCTGCATGCCATCCGCGAGGCTCGGCCGCTGATCTTCAAGGACAACTGGCTCGAAGCCGTGTTCAGCCCCGAAGCCGTGATGGCCTCGGTCAAGGACATCTGCAACCCGAAGCAGGCGGCCTGAGCGGCGCGGCAGCTACGGGCCGAAGATCGACCAGTCCATGGCGCGGGCGAGGCGCTCCAGCGCCCGCGAGCCGAGCAGCGAATTGCCGACCTTGTTGAGGCCGGGCGACCAGACGGCGATCGACGCCTTGCCCGGCACGATGGCGAGGATGCCGCCGCCGACGCCGCTCTTGCCCGGAATGCCGACCCGAAAGGCGAAATCGCCCGAGCCGTCATAGTGGCCGCAGGTGAGCATCAGCGCGTTGATGCGCCGCGCCCGCTCGGCCGAGACGACCTTCTGGCCGGTCAGCGGATGACGCCCCTGGCCAGCGAGGAAGCTGCCGGCCACCGCGAGCTGGCGGCAGCTCATGGCGATGGCGCATTGGTGGAAATAGACGCCCGTCGTCATCTCCACCGGATGGCGGATATTGTCGTAGGCCTTCATGTAGTTGGCGAGCGCGCGGTTGCGGAAGCCGGTCTCCTGTTCCGAGCGCGCCACGTCCATGTCGATGACGATGCTCTCGTCGTCGGCCAGCGAGCGCATGAAGCGCAGGATGAGGCCGATCGCCTCGCGCGGCTTGTAGCCGGCGAGGATCACGTCGGTGACGACCAGCGCGCCGGCATTGATCAGCGGATTGCGCGGGATGCCGTGCTCATATTCGAGCTGGACGATCGAATTGAACGGATTGCCCGAGGGCTCGCGGCCGACGCGGTTCCACAGCGTGTCGCCGACCTGGCCGAGCGCCAGCGTCAGCGTGAACACCTTCGAGACGCTCTGGATCGAGAACGGGAGATCGGCGTCGCCCGCCGTGAACAGCGCGCCGTCATGGGTGAGGACCGCGATGCCGAACTGGCCGGGATCGACCTTGGCGAGCTCGGGGATATAGGCGGCGACCTTGCCGCGCTCGGTCGCCGCGCGCGCCTCGGCGGCGATCTCGTCGAGGACAGTCTGAAGCTCGGGCATGCGCTCCCTTATCCGGCCAGCACCCGCGTCGCGGGGAAGGTGATGCGGATCAACGTCCCCTGCCCTACGGCCGAATCGATCACGAAGGAAGCCCGGTTCGCCTCGACCAGCGCCTTCGTGAGCGGCAGGCCGAGCCCGGTGCCGTCGCTGCGCCGCTCGCGCGAGGTCGAGAGCTGGCGGAACGGCTTCAGCGCCGTCTCGATGTCCTTCTCCGACATGCCGATGCCGGTGTCGCGGATGCGCAGGCTCACCTCGCCATGCGGCTCCATGGCGGTCGAGACGACGACCTGACCGCCGGCGAGCGTGAACTTCACCGCGTTCGAGACGAGGTTGAGCACGATCTGGCGGATCGAGCGCGGATCCGCGACCACATTCGGTACCTGGCCGGACAGCGAGGTGCGGATGATGATCCGCTCGCGATTGGCCTGCGGCTGCATCAGCGCCACGCATTCCATGACGATGTCGTTGAGCGCGACGGACTCGAAATTCAAATCGAGCTTGCCGGCCTCGATCTTGGAGAGATCGAGCAGGTCGTTCAGGAGGCTCATCAGATGCGCGCCGGAGACATGGATGTCGCGCAGATATTCCTTGTAGCGCTCGGTGCCGATCGGGCCGAAGCGCTCCTCCATCATCACCTCGGAGAAACCGATTATGGCGTTGAGCGGCGTGCGGATCTCGTGACTGACCTTGGCGAGGAAGTCCGACTTCTGCATCGAGGCGCTTTCGGCCGCCCGCCTGGCGTTGATCAGCTCGCCCTCGGCATTCTTCCACTGCGTGATGTCGCGCAGCACCGCGCAGAACTTGCCCGTTTCCGGCAGCCGGCCCATCGTCATGAACAGTGGGATCAGCCCGCCCTGCGGCACCCGCGCGATGACCTCGCGGCCGTCGTTGAGCACGCTGGCGACGCCGTTGCGCGCCAGGCCGTCGAGATAATCGAGCGCCGACTGGCGGCTTTCCTCGGCGAGGAGATCGGGAAGGCGGAGGCCTGCCACCGACGCCGACTCGACGCCGAACAGCGCCTCCGCCGAACGGTTGATGCGCTCGATCCGGGCATCCTGGTCGACGACGATGATGCCGTCGGTCGCCGTATCGAGGATCGCCTCGAGCTCGACGATGCGCTGCCGGGCATGGGCGAGTTCGGCCTCGCGCAGCGGATCCGGCAAAGGCGAGGCGGGCACGGCTGCCTCGGCGGGTGGCGTCTCGGCGACAACCTCCGTCGCTGCTGGCGCGGGCTCGGGCTCGGGTTGCGAAGTGGTGTCCGCCGCGGCGGCCTCGATCTCGTGCGGCACGAACGGCGCATCCGGCGCTTCGGCCGGCGGCGGCTCGATGGCCGGAGCCTCCGCCGGGCCGCTCTCGGCCTCGGCCTCGGGAGGCTGATCGGACGAGGTCTCCGCGACCTGATCGGGGATCGCCGCCGCGACGGCCTCGGGGGCCGGTGTCCCGGTCGCGGAAGGAACCGATCCGGCGGGCTCGGTCGTCGCCGCCTCGGACGTTGCCGTTTCAGGAGCCGTCGCCTCAGAAGCTGGAGGCTGGGGGGCGGCTGCGGGCGGACGCGGGGCGGACGGGCTGCTCAGCGCCGCGGCGATGCGGCGGAAGGCATCCTGCTCGGGCACCGACAGCCGGTCCGTCTCGGTTGCGGGCAGCGCCCGCGCCAGGCGGATGACATTGGAGCCCTGCGGCTGCATGGCGCTGCGCGGCCTCTCGACCGGCGCGGGCGGCGCCTCGGGGCGGTCCGAGCGGCGGATGACCCCGAAGCCGCGATAGCCCTCGAACAGCCGGTCGCGCGAAAAAGCCGGCAGGGCCGCGAGATCGACGGCGACGAAATGCTCGCCGTCCTCGGCCGGCCAATCGAGCGTCACGCCGCTCCAGGTGTCGCGGCGGGCAATGAGCCCGGCCACGGCGCCTGTCGGATCGAGGCCGAGCCGGGCGGCCATCTCGCCCCAGGTCTCTCCGACGGCGATCGCCGAAGCCGGGCCGACCACATCGGCAAAATCCGGCGACACGAAGGTGAAGCGCCCATCTGCGTCCATCTGGAACACGAAGCGCACCGGACCCTGCGGCGGCGCGAAGCGGAAGCCGCCCGACGGCTCCGGCTGAGGCTCGGACTGCGACACGGGCTCGGGCTGCGCCTCGGGTTCGACTTCGGCCTCGGACGCGATGGCCGGTTCGGGCGTCGCGTCCTCCGCGACCTCGATCCCGGCGGCCGCGCGGTCGATCAGAGGCGGCGGCTCGACCGCTTCGGACGGCGCGGACACAGCGGCCGTGGGCTCCGGCTCGACGTCCGGGGCCTCGATCGCCGCCGGCTCGGCCAGGTGGACGGGCTCCCCCGGTGCGGCCGGCTCGACCAGCACCCGCTCGCCCGGTCCGACGACCAGGAGATGGAAGCGGCTGTCCTGATCCTCGAAAACCGCCAGCCCGGCAGGACGGCGCATGTCGCCAATGCGGAGTGCACGCCGCGCCAGCCTCTCGCCGCGCCGTGCGGCAGAGCCGACGAGTTCGGCGACCGCCGCCTCGCCGTCGACCAGCCAGGCGGCGCCGCCGCGTTCCGCGAGCACGGCGCCCTCGGCATCGAGCACGGCGACGGCGCAGTCCTCCTCGGCGAGCGCAGCCACAAGATCTTCCGCCGCCTGTCGCGCCGCCGGCCGCTCGCGGCTCTCGGGAAGCGCGACGAGCATGGCGGGCTCGCCGTCCGGAAGGGCGATGCGCCGGCATTCGGCGGCATGGCTCGCGAGCCCTGCCCCGACGGCGAAGCGGATGCGCTCCAGCCTCGCCGCGCCGGGCGCGAGGCTGCGCGCCGCGCGGGCGATCTGCATGGTGGCCGGAAGCGCAGGCGAGAAGCGTCGATCGAGGAGATCCTCGATCCGCCGCTCGCCGAAGAACCGCGCGCCGGCCGCATTGGCGAACAGGATTCGCCGCCCGTCGGCCGAGAAGAGCAGAACCGGACGGGGCGCAAACAAGGCCGATCCCAGCGCCGGCAGGGCCGCCAGCTCGAGAAAGGCATGATCGCGTCCGCTCATCGTCGGTCGGGCTCCCAAGCTCCGGATCGGTCCCGGCATGCCGCAACAGTCTGATTGCTTAACAAGACTCTAATAGATTGCCGGCGCGGCAAGGTCTATGCACGCGCCTCTTTTGCCCGACGGACTCGAAGGGCTTGGTTAATCTCCGACACGTTTTCACAGCCTTCCGATGGGGCTATGCTGTCCGCCCCAGCCGCGGAGGACGAGGCGATGGCCAAAGAGACAGAATTCGATATTCCCGAGGCGATGCGCACCTTCGCCGACAAGAGCGTCGATCAGGCCCGCAAGGCCTTCGACGATTTCATGGCGGCGACCGTGAAGGCCGTCGACAAGGCCGAGACCTCCGCGAAATCCGTGCACGAAGAGGCCCGCACGGCCAACAAGCAGGCGATCGGCTTCCTCGAGGAAAACCTCGCCGCGTCGTTCGAATTCGCCCAGAAGATGGTCCGCGCGCGGACGCTGGAGGAACTGCAGGCGATCCACAGCGAGTTCATCCAGCGTCAGGTTTCGGCGGCCGAGGCGCAGACGCGCTCCGTCGGCGAGGCGATCACCAGAGCCGCGAGCGATCTCGCCGCCAAGGTCAAACCCTGACCGCGGCGCCGGCCGCGTGATGCGCAGCTAAGCGGCACTGCCCGTTTGAGCGGCATCGCAGTGCAGCATGCTGAGCCGGCAAGACGGTGCCGAATTAATGCGAGCCTCAGCAAAATTGCCGTTTCGCGACAGAAAGAATGAACGCGAATCCCCTTGTGCGTCGCAAAATGATGTTGCAATGCACAAGGTGACTGGCTATATGTGAGGCATCTCGACTGGAGCCGAACGGATCGTCTGTCACGGCTCTCTCGCTCTCGAGATCGACGCATTCTCAAGGAGAGCCGACATGACCGATACCCCTGCCGCGAAGCCCGCCAAGACCGCCGCCGCCAAGGCCGCCAAGGCTTTCGAGGCGCCCTTCGAGGCGTTCAGCTTCAACTTCCCGACCGCCGAGATGCCGGCTGCCTTCCGCGACCTCGCCGAGAAGACGCTGTCCGGCAGCAAGGACGCCTACGCCAAGATAAAGGCTGCCGCCGAAGAGGCGACCGAGGCCTTCGAGGACAGCGTGGAGACGGCGCGCAGCGGCATGGTCGAGCTCAGCCACAAGTCGCTCGACGCGGCCAAGGTCCACAGCGACGCCTCCTTCGCCTTCGCGAAGGAGCTGCTCGGCGCCAAGACCTTCGCCGAAGTGCTCGAGCTGCAGATGGGCTTCGCCCGCAAGCAGACCGAGGCCTTCGCGGCCCAGGTCAAGGACATGCAGGACTTCTCGCAGAAGTTCGTCGCGGACGCCTCGCGTCCGGTCAAGGCGAGCGTCGAGAAGGCGCTGAAGGGCACCACGCTCAACTGAGCGGCTGCCGCGACATTCGAAGGCGCCGGCGGTCCCGCCGGCGCCTTTTTTCGTGATGCCCCGCCGCCTCCGAAGCGCGCTGGGG
Encoded here:
- a CDS encoding Gfo/Idh/MocA family protein, whose amino-acid sequence is MTVRRGALIGCGFFARNHMHGWAEVEGAEIVAVCDRDTAKAERMRADFGVPHAYGDAEEMLRTEKLDFVDVVTTSPFHKQLVELAARHGVAAICQKPFADTYADAEAMVRACEAAGVPLAVHENFRWQRPFVELGERIAAGRIGKPVYARISFRHAFDYYANQPYLTEVERLSLMDIGLHLYDLARYLVGEVETLACRTQRINPIVRGEDSFTSLLGHVGGATSVVECSAFAKYDPDPFPETTAVVEGTEGTLELLRGYRLIEHHAGSSFETNVDVEVPAWGAKPWQVVQRSVAAFNRHFVDVLNGKAEAQPSGAHNLGTMALALASYDSAASGSVIRMSEWRETGHG
- a CDS encoding ribulose-bisphosphate carboxylase large subunit family protein, with amino-acid sequence MVERIEADYLVETAHDPRVAVEVMAGEQSSGTFVPVPGETPELKERSAARIEALEIVGERAEPSLPGASHPDGRRILLARATLSWPLANMGPSLPNLMATVAGNLFELKQFSGLRLLDIRLPAAFAAAYPGPKFGIEGTRRLAGVEGRPLIGTIVKPSVGFSPAETADLVRLLAEAGIDFVKDDELQADGLHCPFDERVRAVMRVVNDHADRSGKKVMFAFNLSGEIDEMRRRHDLVLAEGGTCVMASINAVGLSGMIALGRHSELPIHAHRNGWGALSRAPALGFSYVAFQKFWRLAGADHMHVNGLANKFAESDESVIASARACLTPMFADKPCIAMPVFSSGQTVRQPPATFAALGSTDLIYAAGGGIMAHPDGPAAGVESLRQSWAAAMAGIPLETHARDHAALAAALGGRS
- a CDS encoding phasin family protein, which produces MAKETEFDIPEAMRTFADKSVDQARKAFDDFMAATVKAVDKAETSAKSVHEEARTANKQAIGFLEENLAASFEFAQKMVRARTLEELQAIHSEFIQRQVSAAEAQTRSVGEAITRAASDLAAKVKP
- a CDS encoding glutaminase, whose translation is MPELQTVLDEIAAEARAATERGKVAAYIPELAKVDPGQFGIAVLTHDGALFTAGDADLPFSIQSVSKVFTLTLALGQVGDTLWNRVGREPSGNPFNSIVQLEYEHGIPRNPLINAGALVVTDVILAGYKPREAIGLILRFMRSLADDESIVIDMDVARSEQETGFRNRALANYMKAYDNIRHPVEMTTGVYFHQCAIAMSCRQLAVAGSFLAGQGRHPLTGQKVVSAERARRINALMLTCGHYDGSGDFAFRVGIPGKSGVGGGILAIVPGKASIAVWSPGLNKVGNSLLGSRALERLARAMDWSIFGP
- a CDS encoding phasin family protein, whose product is MTDTPAAKPAKTAAAKAAKAFEAPFEAFSFNFPTAEMPAAFRDLAEKTLSGSKDAYAKIKAAAEEATEAFEDSVETARSGMVELSHKSLDAAKVHSDASFAFAKELLGAKTFAEVLELQMGFARKQTEAFAAQVKDMQDFSQKFVADASRPVKASVEKALKGTTLN
- a CDS encoding four-carbon acid sugar kinase family protein; the protein is MTAPADQLPEGVLVAWYGDDFTGSAATMEVLAFAGLASVLFLDIPTAEDLARFPGARGIGIAGIARSKPPAWMDENLPPVFSALAGIGAPVSHYKICSTLDSAPHVGSIGRAVDLAAPILGGAWHPLVVAAPPIGRYQAFGTLFALYDGAVYRLDRHPTMSRHPVTPMHEADVRRHLGLQTTRPIGLVDRLGLHRDAGAALAAARDGGADIVAIDVMDDEDLACAGRLVWENRGERLLAIGSQGIEYALVAHWREAGLIDAAPAAPSAGPAERMAVVSGSCAPQTAAQIAHAAAAGFEIVRLDASRAVNAAAWQAELGRVEAAALAALGRGRAPIVATAEGPDDPAVAEVNEAIATSGLDAATVNERIGRGLGALLGRLIAEARLPRAVIAGGDTSGYGALALGIRALTALAPTVPGAALCRAHFADAARAPLEIALKGGQMGAPDYFTSIRNGGGGTVAARSKAA
- a CDS encoding ATP-binding protein; this translates as MSGRDHAFLELAALPALGSALFAPRPVLLFSADGRRILFANAAGARFFGERRIEDLLDRRFSPALPATMQIARAARSLAPGAARLERIRFAVGAGLASHAAECRRIALPDGEPAMLVALPESRERPAARQAAEDLVAALAEEDCAVAVLDAEGAVLAERGGAAWLVDGEAAVAELVGSAARRGERLARRALRIGDMRRPAGLAVFEDQDSRFHLLVVGPGERVLVEPAAPGEPVHLAEPAAIEAPDVEPEPTAAVSAPSEAVEPPPLIDRAAAGIEVAEDATPEPAIASEAEVEPEAQPEPVSQSEPQPEPSGGFRFAPPQGPVRFVFQMDADGRFTFVSPDFADVVGPASAIAVGETWGEMAARLGLDPTGAVAGLIARRDTWSGVTLDWPAEDGEHFVAVDLAALPAFSRDRLFEGYRGFGVIRRSDRPEAPPAPVERPRSAMQPQGSNVIRLARALPATETDRLSVPEQDAFRRIAAALSSPSAPRPPAAAPQPPASEATAPETATSEAATTEPAGSVPSATGTPAPEAVAAAIPDQVAETSSDQPPEAEAESGPAEAPAIEPPPAEAPDAPFVPHEIEAAAADTTSQPEPEPAPAATEVVAETPPAEAAVPASPLPDPLREAELAHARQRIVELEAILDTATDGIIVVDQDARIERINRSAEALFGVESASVAGLRLPDLLAEESRQSALDYLDGLARNGVASVLNDGREVIARVPQGGLIPLFMTMGRLPETGKFCAVLRDITQWKNAEGELINARRAAESASMQKSDFLAKVSHEIRTPLNAIIGFSEVMMEERFGPIGTERYKEYLRDIHVSGAHLMSLLNDLLDLSKIEAGKLDLNFESVALNDIVMECVALMQPQANRERIIIRTSLSGQVPNVVADPRSIRQIVLNLVSNAVKFTLAGGQVVVSTAMEPHGEVSLRIRDTGIGMSEKDIETALKPFRQLSTSRERRSDGTGLGLPLTKALVEANRASFVIDSAVGQGTLIRITFPATRVLAG
- a CDS encoding phosphogluconate dehydrogenase C-terminal domain-containing protein codes for the protein MTKIALLGAGGKMGVRLATNLRGSRFSVDHVEITAEGRERLKQAIGADCVGENEALAGADVVVLAVPDRLIGKVAHQIIGRVRPGTALIVLDAAAPYAGEMPDRADVTTFVTHPCHPSVFPENVTDGQRDFFGGVSDPQAIVCALVQGPEEHYALCEEVARTIYAPVSRAHRCSLENIAIMEPAMSETVGATLCLALREATDEAVRRGVPREAAMDFMLGHIQIELAIAFGIFKEGKFSDGALHAIREARPLIFKDNWLEAVFSPEAVMASVKDICNPKQAA